Proteins encoded in a region of the Enterococcus gilvus ATCC BAA-350 genome:
- the fni gene encoding type 2 isopentenyl-diphosphate Delta-isomerase, producing MNRKDEHVSLARAFHQKPKENDFDAVRLVHSSLVSVRPEEIDLSTEILGLKLTAPFYINAMTGGSEKTKKINHDLAIIARETNLMMATGSVSAALKDPTVADSYTVVREVNPNGLILGNMGAGRTSEDAQKIVDLLQADGMQIHLNVPQELVMPEGDRDFHEWSQNIHDTVQKLSVPVVVKEVGFGMSKETIRQLQALSVHAVDVSGRGGTSFSQIENARRKKRELSYLDDWGQSTVISLLEAQAISDMTILASGGIRDAYDIFKALCLGAKAVGLSATILNHLISNGIDDTIEMIEDWKVQLHRLYLMTGKATTAELTRNPIILSGAPKEWCQAREIDYTAFALRK from the coding sequence ATGAATCGTAAAGATGAACATGTTTCCTTAGCTCGTGCATTTCACCAAAAGCCAAAAGAAAATGACTTTGATGCTGTTCGCTTGGTACATTCTTCTTTAGTCTCTGTACGACCGGAAGAAATCGATTTAAGTACAGAAATTCTTGGGCTTAAGCTTACTGCACCGTTTTATATCAATGCGATGACGGGCGGTAGTGAGAAAACAAAAAAAATCAACCATGATTTAGCAATTATCGCACGTGAAACAAACTTGATGATGGCAACAGGCTCTGTTAGTGCCGCATTGAAAGATCCAACTGTCGCAGACTCTTACACTGTCGTTCGCGAAGTCAATCCGAACGGGCTTATTTTGGGCAACATGGGTGCCGGCCGAACAAGTGAGGATGCACAAAAAATCGTGGATCTGCTGCAAGCAGATGGTATGCAGATTCATTTGAATGTACCGCAAGAGCTCGTGATGCCTGAAGGAGACCGAGATTTCCATGAGTGGTCTCAGAACATACATGATACCGTTCAGAAATTGTCTGTCCCTGTAGTCGTTAAAGAAGTTGGATTCGGTATGAGCAAAGAGACGATCCGACAGTTACAAGCACTCAGTGTTCACGCCGTGGATGTTTCAGGTCGCGGAGGGACAAGCTTTTCACAAATTGAAAATGCTCGTCGAAAAAAGAGAGAATTGTCTTATCTAGACGATTGGGGCCAATCAACAGTGATCTCTCTCTTAGAAGCACAAGCCATTAGCGATATGACGATCCTTGCTTCTGGCGGCATTCGCGATGCCTATGACATATTTAAAGCGTTGTGTTTAGGCGCAAAAGCCGTTGGTCTTTCTGCGACAATATTGAATCATCTAATCAGCAATGGTATCGATGATACGATCGAAATGATCGAGGATTGGAAAGTTCAGCTTCATCGCTTGTATCTTATGACAGGCAAAGCCACGACAGCAGAATTGACGCGTAACCCTATTATCTTGAGCGGCGCGCCAAAAGAATGGTGCCAGGCAAGGGAAATTGATTATACAGCATTCGCTTTACGTAAGTAA
- the mvk gene encoding mevalonate kinase, translated as MKSIGSGYASGKIILMGEHSVVYGEPAIAFPFSGTGIQATIQANDLESWIESSFFHGPLSKAPNTMRNVTVLLWYLVKHFKIPEPFYLKIDSSIPAERGMGSSAAVAVAITRAVFDWMEEAATQEKVLHFVNQAEAVAHGNPSGIDATTISGTEPILYQKGIGFRPFQLNMDAFLVVADTGVKGQTRKAVKDIAKLMEMRPYETNKQMRSLGKLTAQAQQAILKNRPQILGDCMNQAQGLLRLLGTSNSHLDHLIQTALENQALGAKLTGGGRGGCMIALAENETSGRRLQRILLDAGARNTWIEGLGVYAHV; from the coding sequence ATGAAATCGATTGGCTCGGGTTATGCCAGCGGAAAAATCATATTAATGGGAGAACATTCGGTTGTCTATGGAGAGCCAGCCATCGCTTTTCCGTTTTCCGGGACAGGCATCCAAGCAACCATCCAAGCGAATGACTTGGAATCATGGATTGAATCTAGTTTCTTCCACGGGCCGCTTTCTAAAGCTCCCAATACAATGCGTAATGTAACGGTGTTACTTTGGTACTTGGTAAAACATTTCAAGATTCCAGAACCGTTCTATTTAAAAATCGACAGCTCTATTCCAGCAGAACGCGGAATGGGGTCTAGCGCAGCGGTTGCCGTTGCGATCACTCGCGCCGTTTTTGATTGGATGGAGGAAGCTGCAACTCAAGAAAAAGTGTTGCATTTCGTAAATCAGGCAGAAGCGGTTGCTCATGGGAACCCTAGCGGTATTGATGCGACAACCATCAGCGGTACTGAACCCATTCTTTATCAAAAAGGCATTGGATTTCGGCCTTTTCAACTAAATATGGATGCTTTTTTAGTCGTTGCGGATACTGGTGTAAAGGGTCAAACACGCAAAGCAGTCAAGGACATCGCAAAATTGATGGAAATGCGTCCTTACGAAACGAATAAACAAATGCGGTCATTAGGGAAACTGACTGCTCAGGCGCAACAGGCGATCTTAAAAAATCGACCACAGATTCTAGGGGATTGTATGAATCAAGCGCAAGGACTATTACGTTTGTTGGGAACTAGCAATTCCCACTTAGATCATTTGATTCAAACGGCTTTAGAAAACCAAGCATTAGGTGCTAAATTAACTGGCGGCGGACGCGGCGGCTGTATGATTGCTTTAGCCGAAAATGAAACTAGCGGACGTCGGCTGCAACGTATTCTGTTGGATGCAGGCGCCCGAAATACATGGATCGAAGGGTTAGGTGTGTACGCACATGTATAG
- the adhE gene encoding bifunctional acetaldehyde-CoA/alcohol dehydrogenase, translating into MVKAAEKKQEPINVEAMINDLAQKGNEALKVLSSFDQEKVDRIVHEMAMAALDKHMLLAKMAVEETGRGVVEDKAIKNMYASEYIWNNIKNNKTAGVIYEDKQKHLVQIAEPVGVVCGVTPTTNPTSTTIFKSLIAIKTRNPIVFAFHPSAQKCSAEAARIVRDAAVAAGAPENCVQWIETPSLDATQGLMNHPGIAIVLATGGGAMVKSAYSTGKPALGVGPGNVPAYIERTANIKRAVNDLLVSKTFDSGMICASEQAVIVDKEIYDEVKKEFQAHQVYFVKKNELRQLEAVVMNEGKYAVNPKIVGLSAMTIAELAGIGVPEGTKMLIAEIDGVGPDYPLSREKLSPVLAMIKSESRSHGLDLSEAMLDLGGLGHTAVIHTEDPDIELDFSLRMKACRILVNSPSSEGGIGDIYNELIPSLTLGCGSYGKNSVSHNVSALDLINIKTVAKRRKNMQWFKLPPKIYFEKNSLLYLTQMENVERVMLVCDPGMVQFGYADIVRDALGRRSNDVKIEVFSDVEPNPSTNTVYRGLEMIVNFQPDTIIALGGGSAMDAAKGMWMFFEHPDTSFFGAKQKFLDIRKRTYGIAPPEKTQLVCIPTTSGTGAEVTPFAVITDSETHVKYPLADYALTPNVAIIDPQFVLTLPSSIAADTGMDVLTHAIESYVSVMASDYTRGLSLQAIQIVFNYLEKSVKNGDEESREKMHNASAMAGMAFANAFLGICHSIAHKIGGEYGIPHGRTNAILLPHIIRYNAKDPQKHAMFPKYDYFRADSDYADIARFLGLKGKTTAELVEALATAVYDLGVSVGIDMSLKAQGVTQEKLDTTVDHLAELAYEDQCTTANPKEPLISELKDIIVTCYDYKV; encoded by the coding sequence ATGGTTAAAGCGGCAGAGAAGAAACAGGAACCAATCAATGTTGAGGCAATGATCAACGATCTAGCACAGAAAGGCAACGAGGCATTAAAGGTTTTATCTAGCTTTGATCAAGAAAAAGTGGACCGAATCGTTCACGAAATGGCGATGGCTGCATTAGACAAACACATGTTATTGGCAAAAATGGCGGTCGAGGAAACGGGTCGCGGTGTTGTTGAAGACAAGGCAATCAAAAATATGTACGCTTCTGAATACATTTGGAACAATATCAAAAACAACAAAACCGCTGGGGTAATCTATGAGGACAAACAAAAGCATCTTGTCCAAATAGCTGAACCTGTAGGGGTTGTTTGTGGTGTGACGCCGACGACGAATCCGACCTCTACAACGATCTTCAAGTCCTTGATTGCTATCAAAACACGGAATCCTATTGTCTTTGCTTTCCACCCGAGTGCCCAAAAATGCTCAGCAGAAGCGGCACGAATCGTTCGTGATGCAGCCGTTGCTGCGGGTGCACCTGAAAACTGTGTACAGTGGATCGAAACGCCATCTCTGGATGCGACACAAGGGTTGATGAACCATCCTGGTATCGCGATTGTATTAGCCACAGGCGGCGGTGCCATGGTAAAATCTGCCTACTCGACTGGCAAACCGGCTCTAGGAGTAGGTCCAGGGAATGTACCTGCTTATATCGAACGGACTGCCAATATCAAACGCGCAGTGAATGATCTGCTTGTTTCCAAAACCTTTGACAGTGGAATGATTTGTGCTTCTGAACAAGCGGTGATCGTTGACAAAGAAATCTATGACGAAGTGAAGAAGGAATTTCAAGCGCATCAAGTGTATTTTGTTAAGAAAAATGAATTGCGCCAATTAGAAGCCGTCGTAATGAATGAAGGAAAATATGCCGTTAATCCAAAAATTGTGGGTCTCTCTGCAATGACGATCGCTGAATTGGCTGGGATTGGTGTTCCAGAAGGCACAAAAATGCTGATTGCTGAAATTGACGGAGTTGGACCGGATTATCCACTATCTCGCGAAAAGCTTTCTCCTGTTTTAGCCATGATTAAATCAGAGAGTCGCTCTCATGGCCTTGACCTATCTGAAGCAATGTTGGATCTAGGTGGTTTAGGCCATACCGCAGTGATCCATACAGAAGATCCTGATATTGAATTGGATTTCAGTTTGCGAATGAAAGCTTGCCGTATCTTGGTGAATTCGCCATCCTCAGAAGGCGGGATCGGCGACATCTACAATGAATTGATTCCATCATTGACTTTAGGGTGTGGATCTTACGGGAAAAATTCAGTTTCTCATAACGTATCTGCCCTTGATTTGATCAATATCAAAACTGTAGCGAAACGGAGAAAGAACATGCAATGGTTTAAACTTCCACCTAAAATCTACTTTGAAAAGAACTCTTTACTGTATTTGACTCAAATGGAAAATGTGGAACGCGTCATGCTCGTTTGCGACCCTGGAATGGTCCAGTTTGGCTATGCGGACATTGTACGTGATGCGTTAGGCAGACGTTCAAATGATGTGAAGATCGAAGTCTTTTCAGATGTCGAACCTAACCCATCGACCAACACCGTTTATAGAGGCTTGGAGATGATCGTGAACTTCCAACCTGATACAATCATTGCATTAGGCGGCGGCTCTGCGATGGATGCGGCAAAAGGAATGTGGATGTTCTTTGAACACCCAGACACCTCCTTCTTCGGAGCGAAACAAAAATTCTTGGATATTCGTAAACGGACATACGGCATCGCACCACCTGAAAAAACACAATTAGTATGCATTCCAACGACCTCAGGGACTGGGGCCGAAGTAACACCCTTCGCGGTTATCACAGATAGCGAAACACACGTAAAATATCCATTAGCAGACTATGCGCTGACACCAAATGTAGCGATCATTGATCCGCAATTTGTACTAACTCTTCCATCTTCAATCGCCGCGGACACTGGGATGGACGTACTGACACACGCAATCGAATCCTATGTATCCGTGATGGCCTCAGATTACACACGTGGTTTAAGTCTGCAGGCAATCCAAATCGTCTTTAATTATCTGGAAAAATCAGTAAAAAATGGCGACGAAGAATCTCGCGAGAAGATGCATAACGCGTCTGCGATGGCTGGAATGGCATTCGCCAATGCATTCTTGGGAATTTGCCATTCCATCGCTCATAAGATCGGTGGAGAATATGGTATCCCTCATGGCCGTACCAATGCGATTCTTTTGCCGCATATCATCCGCTACAATGCCAAGGATCCGCAAAAGCATGCGATGTTCCCTAAATATGATTATTTCCGGGCAGATTCAGATTACGCAGACATTGCGAGATTCTTAGGCTTAAAAGGAAAGACGACTGCGGAATTAGTCGAAGCATTAGCCACTGCTGTATATGATCTAGGCGTATCGGTGGGCATCGACATGAGTCTGAAAGCGCAAGGTGTCACACAAGAAAAATTAGACACTACTGTAGACCATTTGGCCGAACTTGCCTACGAAGACCAGTGTACGACTGCCAATCCGAAAGAACCATTAATCAGTGAGCTAAAAGACATCATCGTGACTTGTTACGATTACAAAGTCTAG
- the mvaD gene encoding diphosphomevalonate decarboxylase encodes MYSGKARAYTNIALIKYWGKENQELIIPMNNSLSLTLDAFYTETEVTFSKELKEDQFYLDNQWQDSKATLKVSRFLDFVRSKTDSSLRAVVKSKNFVPTAAGLASSASGLAALAGAASDALNLNLTPEELSRLARRGSGSACRSIYGGFAEWQKGYSDETSYAVQIPSSDFENDLSMIFVVVNDAQKDISSRDGMQRTVETSAFYDGWLQTVPQDLAKAKKAIKEKDFIALGEVSESSALKMHGTTLAATPPFTYWSAESMKVMNLVRQIRNGGLPCYFTMDAGPNVKLLVERKNEAALLSAMSAHLDAKQLVVAHAGPAIEILSKEDA; translated from the coding sequence ATGTATAGTGGTAAAGCTCGAGCTTATACGAATATCGCCTTGATCAAATATTGGGGCAAAGAAAATCAGGAATTGATTATTCCGATGAATAATAGCTTGTCATTAACACTGGACGCTTTTTATACAGAAACGGAAGTTACGTTTTCTAAAGAACTAAAAGAAGACCAATTTTATTTAGACAACCAATGGCAAGATTCGAAAGCGACCTTAAAAGTGAGTCGCTTTCTTGATTTCGTGCGTTCAAAAACAGATTCCTCCCTACGTGCAGTCGTCAAAAGTAAGAATTTTGTGCCAACTGCGGCAGGATTAGCTTCTTCTGCGAGCGGCTTGGCCGCTTTGGCTGGCGCTGCGAGTGATGCCCTGAATCTAAATTTGACTCCCGAAGAGCTGTCTCGTTTGGCTCGCCGCGGTTCTGGATCTGCTTGCCGTAGTATTTATGGCGGGTTTGCAGAATGGCAAAAAGGGTATTCCGACGAAACTTCTTATGCCGTTCAAATTCCAAGTTCGGATTTTGAGAACGACTTAAGTATGATTTTCGTCGTGGTTAACGACGCTCAAAAGGACATTTCTAGTCGTGACGGGATGCAGCGTACTGTGGAGACCTCCGCTTTTTATGATGGCTGGTTGCAAACTGTACCACAAGATTTAGCCAAAGCAAAAAAAGCTATAAAAGAAAAAGATTTTATCGCACTCGGTGAAGTTTCTGAGTCCAGTGCCTTAAAAATGCACGGAACAACTTTGGCAGCAACCCCGCCATTTACTTATTGGTCGGCGGAAAGTATGAAAGTCATGAACCTTGTTCGCCAGATCAGAAACGGGGGCTTACCCTGCTATTTCACAATGGATGCCGGTCCAAATGTTAAACTATTAGTAGAACGAAAAAATGAAGCGGCCCTGCTATCCGCTATGAGTGCTCATCTTGATGCCAAGCAATTAGTGGTCGCTCACGCAGGACCCGCTATCGAAATCTTATCGAAGGAGGATGCCTAA
- a CDS encoding phosphomevalonate kinase, producing MIEVSAPGKLYIAGEYAVVEPGHPAIIVAIDQFISVSIGPAKKSGSIQSAQYSDLPVRWTRRKNELVLDIRDNPFHYILAAIHFTEKFAQEKGKKLAFFDLKVTSELDNSNGRKYGLGSSGAVTVATVKALNAFYDLQLSQLELFKLATLAHLNVQGNGSCGDIAASCYGGWLAFSTFDHEWVLNKLESEKMTTLIESDWPNLKIEPLKVPEDLRLLIGWTGSPASTSDLVDQVHQSRDEKKTSYENFLRDSTDCVDQMIQGFKQNDIALIQKMIRKNRQLLNQLTSLSNVSIETEELKRLNDLAEKYGGAAKSSGAGGGDCGIVIVDKRAGILPLMSSWEKAGITPLPLHVYHFTEDRHES from the coding sequence ATGATCGAAGTATCCGCACCAGGAAAATTATATATTGCCGGTGAGTACGCTGTCGTAGAACCCGGACATCCCGCGATTATCGTAGCGATCGATCAATTTATTTCCGTTTCTATCGGTCCGGCAAAAAAAAGCGGAAGTATTCAATCTGCGCAATATAGCGACCTTCCTGTACGATGGACACGACGCAAAAACGAATTGGTTCTGGACATCCGAGACAATCCATTTCATTACATTTTAGCGGCGATCCATTTTACTGAAAAATTCGCTCAAGAAAAAGGGAAAAAACTCGCCTTCTTCGATTTAAAGGTGACTAGCGAATTGGATAATTCCAATGGTCGAAAATATGGGTTGGGTTCAAGTGGTGCAGTCACTGTAGCTACTGTTAAAGCGTTGAATGCTTTTTACGATTTGCAGCTTTCACAACTTGAGCTATTCAAGCTGGCTACATTGGCTCACTTAAATGTCCAAGGCAACGGTTCTTGTGGCGATATTGCCGCAAGTTGTTATGGCGGCTGGTTGGCTTTTTCCACTTTTGATCATGAATGGGTGTTAAATAAACTGGAATCCGAAAAAATGACGACATTGATCGAAAGTGACTGGCCAAATTTAAAAATAGAACCTTTAAAAGTCCCAGAGGATTTACGCTTATTGATTGGCTGGACTGGAAGTCCGGCATCCACATCTGATTTAGTGGACCAGGTCCATCAATCTCGCGACGAAAAGAAAACCTCTTATGAGAATTTTTTACGCGACAGTACAGACTGTGTGGATCAAATGATCCAAGGGTTCAAGCAAAATGACATTGCTCTGATCCAAAAAATGATTCGGAAAAATCGCCAACTATTGAATCAATTGACCAGCTTGAGCAATGTATCTATTGAAACAGAAGAATTGAAACGATTGAATGATCTCGCTGAAAAGTACGGCGGTGCAGCGAAATCTTCGGGTGCTGGCGGCGGTGACTGCGGTATCGTTATTGTTGATAAGCGTGCTGGCATTCTTCCTCTGATGAGTTCTTGGGAAAAAGCCGGTATTACGCCCCTGCCTTTACACGTCTATCACTTCACGGAGGATCGCCATGAATCGTAA
- the adhE gene encoding bifunctional acetaldehyde-CoA/alcohol dehydrogenase encodes MAKAIEKEKDAVSVEQVIDELATKANVALKEMEDFDQEKIDHIVHEMAMAALDKHMLLAKMAVEETGRGVVEDKAIKNMYASEYIWNSIKHDKTVGVIGEDKQKGLIEVAGPVGVVCGVTPTTNPTSTTIFKSMIALKTGNPIVFAFHPSAQKCSAEAARIVRDAAIAAGAPENCIQWIEKPSIDATSMLMNHPGVAIVLATGGPGMVKSAYSTGKPALGVGAGNVPSYIEKTAKIKRAVNDLIVSKSFDNGMICASEQAVIVDKEVYEEVKAEFQAHQVYVVKKAELKRLEDAVMNEGKYAVNPAIVGHSAEDIAQRAGIKVPAGTKILIAELDGVGADYPLSREKLSPVLAMIKANDHVHGFDLCQGMLELGGLGHTAVIHTEDEDLQVKFGLRMKACRILVNSPSAEGGIGDIYNEMIPSLTLGCGSYGKNSVSKNVSAINLINVKTIAKRRNNMQWFKLPPKIFFEKNSLLYLTKMENVERVMLVCDPGMVQFGYADIVREVLGRRENDVKVEVFSDVEPNPSTNTVYKGLEMFNDFQPDTVIALGGGSAMDAAKGMWMFFEHPDTSFFGAKQKFLDIRKRTYGIAKPEKAKLVCIPTTSGTGAEVTPFAVITDSETHVKYPLADYALTPDVAIVDPQFVMTVPASVTADTGMDVLTHAIESYVSVMASDYTRGLSLQAIKLVFENLEKSVKTADPEAREKMHNASAMAGMAFANAFLGICHSVAHKIGGEYGIPHGRTNAILLPHIIRYNAKDPQKHAMFPKYDYFRADTDYADIAKFLGLKGNTTAELVEALIEAVYNLGVTTGIDMNLKAQGVTQETLNTTVDRMAELAYEDQCTTANPKEPLISELKEIIVTAYDYKA; translated from the coding sequence ATGGCTAAAGCGATTGAAAAAGAAAAAGACGCAGTCAGCGTTGAGCAAGTGATTGACGAATTAGCAACAAAAGCAAATGTTGCACTGAAAGAAATGGAAGATTTTGATCAAGAAAAAATAGACCATATCGTTCACGAAATGGCGATGGCTGCCCTAGACAAACACATGCTGTTAGCAAAAATGGCGGTTGAGGAAACCGGACGTGGTGTTGTTGAAGATAAAGCCATCAAAAACATGTATGCATCAGAATATATCTGGAACAGCATCAAACATGACAAAACAGTGGGTGTCATCGGTGAAGATAAGCAAAAAGGGTTGATCGAAGTTGCTGGACCTGTTGGTGTTGTTTGTGGTGTAACACCTACAACAAACCCAACTTCTACAACCATCTTCAAATCAATGATTGCTTTAAAAACAGGAAATCCAATCGTCTTTGCGTTTCACCCAAGTGCTCAAAAATGTTCAGCTGAAGCTGCGCGTATCGTTCGTGATGCGGCTATCGCGGCCGGCGCTCCTGAAAACTGTATCCAATGGATCGAAAAGCCATCGATCGACGCAACATCAATGTTAATGAACCACCCAGGTGTGGCCATCGTTCTTGCGACTGGCGGACCAGGCATGGTTAAATCAGCTTACTCAACTGGAAAACCAGCTTTAGGTGTAGGTGCGGGTAACGTCCCTTCATACATCGAAAAAACGGCGAAAATCAAACGTGCAGTAAATGATTTGATCGTTTCAAAATCTTTTGATAACGGGATGATCTGTGCTTCTGAACAAGCAGTCATTGTTGACAAAGAAGTCTACGAAGAAGTAAAAGCGGAATTCCAAGCGCATCAAGTATACGTAGTGAAGAAAGCTGAATTGAAGAGATTAGAAGACGCTGTAATGAACGAAGGCAAATACGCAGTAAACCCTGCGATCGTTGGTCATTCAGCTGAAGATATCGCGCAACGCGCAGGCATCAAAGTTCCTGCAGGCACAAAGATTCTGATTGCAGAATTAGATGGTGTGGGTGCAGATTATCCATTGTCTCGTGAAAAACTTTCTCCAGTTTTAGCTATGATTAAAGCAAACGACCATGTACATGGCTTCGACCTTTGCCAAGGCATGTTGGAATTAGGCGGATTAGGACATACAGCAGTGATCCATACCGAAGACGAAGACTTACAAGTAAAATTCGGCTTACGTATGAAAGCTTGCCGTATCTTAGTGAACTCACCATCTGCTGAAGGCGGTATCGGTGATATCTACAATGAAATGATCCCATCATTGACTCTTGGTTGTGGTTCATACGGTAAAAACTCTGTATCTAAGAACGTATCTGCTATTAACTTAATCAATGTTAAAACTATAGCGAAACGGAGAAATAATATGCAATGGTTTAAACTTCCACCAAAAATCTTTTTCGAAAAGAACTCTCTATTGTATCTAACAAAAATGGAGAACGTTGAACGCGTCATGTTAGTTTGTGACCCAGGAATGGTTCAATTCGGTTATGCAGACATCGTTCGTGAAGTATTAGGCCGTCGTGAAAACGATGTGAAGGTTGAAGTATTCTCAGATGTTGAACCAAACCCTTCAACGAATACTGTTTATAAAGGACTGGAAATGTTTAACGACTTCCAACCTGATACAGTTATTGCTCTTGGTGGTGGTTCTGCAATGGATGCGGCAAAAGGAATGTGGATGTTCTTTGAACACCCAGACACGTCATTCTTCGGCGCGAAACAAAAATTCTTGGATATTCGCAAACGTACTTACGGAATTGCGAAGCCTGAAAAAGCAAAATTGGTATGTATCCCAACCACTTCTGGTACAGGAGCGGAAGTAACACCATTCGCAGTTATCACAGACAGCGAAACACACGTGAAGTATCCATTGGCTGACTATGCGTTGACACCGGATGTTGCGATTGTTGACCCTCAATTTGTTATGACGGTACCTGCTTCAGTAACAGCAGACACTGGTATGGATGTGTTAACACATGCGATCGAGTCTTATGTATCTGTAATGGCTTCTGATTATACTCGTGGATTGAGCTTACAAGCAATCAAGCTTGTTTTCGAAAATCTTGAAAAATCAGTTAAAACAGCTGACCCAGAAGCGCGTGAAAAAATGCATAACGCATCAGCGATGGCGGGTATGGCATTTGCCAATGCATTCCTAGGAATTTGTCACTCAGTGGCACATAAAATTGGTGGAGAATACGGTATTCCTCACGGACGTACGAACGCAATTCTATTGCCTCATATCATCCGTTACAATGCCAAGGACCCTCAAAAACATGCGATGTTCCCTAAATACGACTACTTCCGTGCGGATACTGACTATGCAGATATTGCGAAGTTCTTAGGACTTAAAGGCAATACAACAGCAGAATTAGTAGAAGCGTTGATCGAAGCAGTTTACAACTTAGGTGTAACTACAGGCATCGACATGAACTTGAAGGCACAAGGCGTGACTCAAGAGACGTTGAATACAACGGTTGATCGTATGGCTGAATTGGCATACGAAGACCAATGTACAACAGCGAATCCGAAAGAACCGTTGATCAGCGAACTAAAAGAAATCATCGTAACAGCGTACGATTACAAAGCGTAA
- the yajC gene encoding preprotein translocase subunit YajC: MGNFSMIILLVLMLGMFFMMNRSQKKQQQERQGLLDAMKVGDSVVTIGGLHGVISEINSDDKTVTLDCEGIYLVFDRSSIRTVQSGVRPVAAPVETNVVEPETTEPTEPLVEEKPEDKTEEK; this comes from the coding sequence ATGGGAAACTTTTCAATGATTATTTTGCTAGTGTTGATGCTGGGGATGTTCTTTATGATGAACCGTTCTCAAAAGAAACAACAGCAAGAACGTCAAGGTTTATTAGATGCAATGAAGGTTGGAGATAGTGTTGTAACTATCGGCGGTCTGCATGGCGTGATCTCAGAGATCAACAGTGACGACAAAACAGTTACATTAGACTGTGAAGGTATCTATTTAGTATTCGACCGTTCTTCAATCAGAACCGTACAATCTGGTGTTCGTCCAGTGGCTGCTCCTGTTGAAACAAACGTCGTTGAACCAGAGACAACAGAACCAACTGAACCATTAGTAGAAGAAAAACCTGAAGACAAAACAGAAGAAAAGTAA
- the tgt gene encoding tRNA guanosine(34) transglycosylase Tgt: MTEPAISYRLIKKEKHTGARLGEIITPHGTFPTPMFMPVGTLATVKTMSPEDLKEMGASIILSNTYHLWLRPGEDLVAEAGGLHKFMNWDQPILTDSGGFQVFSLADMRNIVEEGVHFKNHLNGSKMFLSPEKAIDIQNKLGSDIMMSFDECPPFDESYDYVKKSVERTSRWAERGLKAHANPATQGLFGIIQGAGFEDLRRQSAKDLVSMDFPGYSIGGLSVGEPKEEMNRVLEFTTPLIPENKPRYLMGVGAADSLIDGVIRGVDMFDCVLPTRIARNGTCMTSGGRLVVKNAKYAHDFRPLDEKCDCYTCRNYTRAYIRHLIHCDETFGIRLTSYHNLYFLINLMKQVRQAIMDDNLLEFRQAFFEEYGFNKQNAKSF; encoded by the coding sequence ATGACTGAACCTGCGATTTCTTATCGTTTAATAAAGAAAGAAAAACATACAGGGGCGCGTTTAGGGGAGATCATCACCCCTCATGGAACGTTCCCGACACCAATGTTTATGCCCGTAGGAACTTTGGCTACCGTAAAAACAATGTCTCCTGAAGATTTGAAGGAGATGGGGGCAAGCATTATTTTGAGTAACACGTATCATCTGTGGCTGCGTCCCGGAGAAGATTTAGTTGCAGAAGCCGGTGGATTGCACAAGTTCATGAATTGGGATCAACCGATCTTAACGGATTCTGGTGGTTTCCAAGTCTTCTCATTAGCAGATATGCGAAATATCGTAGAAGAAGGGGTCCATTTTAAGAACCATCTGAATGGCTCAAAGATGTTCTTGTCACCAGAAAAAGCAATCGATATCCAAAATAAACTAGGCTCTGACATCATGATGAGCTTTGATGAATGCCCGCCATTTGATGAAAGTTATGATTATGTGAAGAAATCTGTGGAACGGACCTCACGCTGGGCGGAGCGCGGCTTAAAAGCGCACGCAAATCCAGCGACACAAGGATTATTTGGAATCATTCAAGGTGCCGGCTTTGAAGACCTGCGCCGTCAAAGTGCGAAAGATCTTGTAAGTATGGATTTTCCAGGGTACTCGATTGGCGGACTTTCAGTGGGTGAACCAAAAGAAGAAATGAACCGTGTCTTAGAATTTACGACACCGTTGATCCCAGAGAACAAGCCTCGCTACTTAATGGGCGTTGGTGCAGCAGATTCATTGATCGACGGTGTAATCCGCGGGGTGGATATGTTTGACTGCGTATTGCCGACACGTATCGCTCGTAACGGAACATGCATGACTTCTGGCGGACGTTTAGTTGTTAAGAATGCGAAGTATGCCCATGATTTCCGTCCGTTGGATGAAAAATGTGATTGCTATACGTGCCGGAATTATACTCGGGCATATATTCGCCACTTGATCCATTGTGATGAAACCTTTGGGATTCGATTGACCTCTTACCACAACCTATACTTCTTGATTAATTTAATGAAACAAGTTCGTCAAGCAATCATGGATGACAACCTATTAGAATTCCGCCAAGCCTTTTTTGAAGAGTACGGATTTAATAAGCAAAACGCAAAAAGTTTCTAA